A single window of Selenihalanaerobacter shriftii DNA harbors:
- a CDS encoding outer membrane lipoprotein-sorting protein, whose amino-acid sequence MKKITVGLVLILVLSMSMNVLAMNGKEVMQKVDDRATGDSMHALMGMDLIEKDGEVKRRVIEVWGEIYNQEKDLMKTVMEFKAPAAVKGTRFLQIENANRDDDKWIYLPALGRVRRISSSEGDSSFMGSDFTYDDMETREVAEDDHKLLRTEKLGKYECYVVKSVPKDMEASQYAKRISWITKKHSIPVKIEMYSKQTGEVQKLLKVKQNIKKVNGIWTIFSTIMEDKETGHSTRLYIKRNKSGNPYIEYNKRISSARFTQRFLKTGR is encoded by the coding sequence ATGAAGAAGATAACTGTGGGATTAGTATTGATTTTAGTTTTAAGTATGAGTATGAATGTATTGGCGATGAACGGAAAAGAGGTAATGCAGAAAGTAGATGATAGAGCTACAGGAGATTCAATGCATGCTTTAATGGGTATGGATTTAATAGAAAAGGATGGAGAGGTTAAAAGAAGAGTTATTGAAGTTTGGGGTGAGATTTATAATCAAGAAAAAGATTTAATGAAGACAGTTATGGAATTTAAGGCACCAGCAGCAGTAAAAGGTACGAGATTTTTACAAATAGAGAATGCTAATCGTGATGATGACAAATGGATATACTTGCCGGCATTAGGTCGAGTAAGAAGAATTTCATCTTCTGAAGGAGATAGTTCTTTTATGGGATCTGATTTTACTTATGATGATATGGAGACTAGAGAGGTAGCAGAGGATGATCATAAATTATTACGAACAGAGAAATTAGGAAAGTATGAATGTTATGTAGTAAAGTCAGTTCCTAAAGATATGGAAGCTTCCCAATATGCTAAAAGAATTTCTTGGATAACAAAGAAACATTCTATACCAGTTAAAATTGAAATGTACAGTAAGCAGACAGGAGAGGTTCAAAAGTTACTTAAAGTAAAGCAGAATATTAAGAAGGTAAATGGAATTTGGACTATATTCAGTACTATTATGGAGGATAAAGAGACAGGTCATTCTACAAGGTTATATATTAAACGCAATAAGTCAGGAAATCCTTATATAGAGTATAACAAGAGAATATCTTCTGCTAGATTCACACAAAGATTCTTAAAAACTGGAAGATAA